The proteins below come from a single Caulobacter segnis ATCC 21756 genomic window:
- a CDS encoding isovaleryl-CoA dehydrogenase codes for MMTNFAPTMDFALGETADAIRETTARFAADRIAPLAAEIDETNTFPRSLWVPMGDLGLHGITVEEEFGGLGLGYLEHVVAMEEVSRASASVGLSYGAHSNLCVNQIRRWGTPEQKRRYLPKLISGEHVGSLAMSEAGAGSDVVSMKLRAEQRGDRYVLNGTKFWITNAPHADTLVVYAKTGEGTRGITAFLVEKGMKGFSVSKKLDKMGMRGSDTAELVFEDCEIPEDNVMGPVGGGVGVLMSGLDYERAVLAAGPLGIMQACLDIVLPYVRDRKQFGQPIGGFQLMQGKVADMYVALSSARAYVYAVARACDAGKTTRFDAAGAILMASENAVKVSLEAIQALGGAGYTKEWPVERLLRDAKLYDIGAGTNEIRRFLIGRELIGA; via the coding sequence ATCATGACGAATTTCGCACCCACGATGGACTTCGCGCTGGGCGAGACCGCCGACGCGATCCGCGAGACGACCGCCCGCTTCGCCGCCGACCGCATCGCGCCGCTGGCCGCCGAGATCGACGAAACCAACACCTTCCCGCGGTCGCTGTGGGTCCCGATGGGTGACCTCGGCCTGCACGGCATCACGGTCGAGGAGGAGTTTGGCGGCCTGGGCCTGGGCTATCTCGAGCACGTGGTGGCGATGGAGGAGGTCTCCCGCGCTTCGGCCTCGGTGGGCCTGTCGTACGGCGCGCACTCGAACCTCTGCGTCAACCAGATCCGTCGCTGGGGCACCCCCGAGCAGAAGCGCCGCTATCTGCCCAAGCTGATCAGCGGCGAGCACGTCGGCTCGCTTGCGATGAGCGAGGCCGGCGCGGGCTCCGACGTCGTGTCGATGAAGCTGCGCGCCGAGCAGCGCGGCGACCGTTATGTCCTGAACGGCACGAAGTTCTGGATCACCAACGCCCCTCACGCCGACACCCTGGTGGTCTACGCCAAGACCGGGGAGGGGACCCGCGGCATCACCGCCTTCCTCGTCGAGAAGGGGATGAAGGGCTTCAGCGTCTCCAAGAAGCTGGACAAGATGGGCATGCGCGGCTCGGACACCGCCGAGCTGGTGTTCGAGGACTGCGAGATCCCGGAAGACAACGTCATGGGCCCGGTCGGCGGCGGCGTCGGGGTGCTGATGAGCGGCCTCGACTACGAGCGCGCGGTGCTGGCGGCGGGGCCGCTGGGCATCATGCAGGCCTGCCTCGACATCGTCCTGCCGTATGTGCGCGACCGCAAGCAGTTCGGCCAACCGATCGGCGGCTTCCAGCTGATGCAGGGCAAGGTCGCCGACATGTATGTGGCCCTGAGCTCGGCTCGGGCCTATGTCTACGCCGTGGCGCGGGCTTGCGACGCTGGAAAGACCACGCGTTTCGACGCGGCCGGCGCGATCCTGATGGCCAGCGAGAACGCCGTGAAGGTGTCGCTGGAAGCGATTCAGGCCCTGGGCGGCGCCGGCTACACCAAGGAATGGCCGGTCGAGCGGCTGCTGCGCGACGCCAAGCTCTACGATATCGGCGCCGGCACCAATGAAATCCGCCGCTTCCTGATCGGTCGCGAGCTGATCGGCGCCTGA
- the spmX gene encoding lysozyme-family localization factor SpmX: protein MKPRHQVSRAAVDLIKRFEGYRQTSAQLPDGRWTIGYGHTLTARPGATVSEKDAEALLLYDLISVAHSVNEHTYTPLTQNQFDALVCFAFNIGIENFVRSGVLRRINEGSLLQAACAMEMWRKADFEGERIVIDALVRRRSAEKTLFLTPANGEWVPAPSPVLRPKIDYDASNAIPKQTPATVSTRTDGDRVVAHREGDLPFSIVVPEEDRPTATEQSAAAVSARLEAILAEAETPPSKAQPDLGLPEPPAPQTGKAAGAAPGPVLFPDMPVELTPFRPSPQAPDKPATVEAFAPGPVANEPTLFSPSADGGSAFNLDGFSTSAATELSPAAEIAGGRRKAARSSNASLLIVLGLLGLALFGGGVLWILTVAAGAGDQVRLFGYGASMIGAICFVVSAYLLLRRLAGPDRAGE from the coding sequence ATGAAACCGCGTCATCAGGTCTCCCGCGCCGCCGTCGATCTCATCAAGAGATTCGAGGGCTACCGTCAGACGTCCGCCCAGCTTCCCGATGGACGCTGGACGATCGGCTATGGCCACACGCTGACCGCGCGCCCGGGCGCGACTGTCTCGGAAAAGGACGCCGAGGCGCTGCTGCTCTATGACCTGATCTCGGTGGCCCATTCGGTCAACGAACACACCTACACGCCGCTGACCCAGAACCAATTCGACGCCCTGGTCTGCTTCGCCTTCAACATCGGGATCGAGAACTTCGTGCGCTCGGGCGTGCTGCGCCGGATCAACGAAGGTTCGCTGCTGCAGGCCGCCTGCGCCATGGAGATGTGGCGCAAGGCCGACTTCGAGGGCGAACGCATCGTCATCGACGCCCTGGTTCGTCGCCGTTCGGCTGAAAAGACCCTGTTCCTGACGCCGGCGAACGGCGAGTGGGTGCCCGCGCCCAGTCCCGTGTTGCGGCCGAAGATCGACTACGACGCCAGCAACGCGATCCCGAAGCAGACGCCGGCGACGGTCAGCACCCGCACCGACGGCGACCGCGTCGTCGCCCACCGCGAAGGCGACCTGCCGTTCAGCATCGTTGTCCCGGAAGAGGACAGGCCGACCGCGACCGAGCAGTCGGCCGCCGCCGTCAGCGCGCGGCTCGAGGCCATCCTCGCCGAGGCGGAAACGCCGCCCAGCAAGGCGCAGCCGGACCTTGGCCTGCCAGAGCCGCCCGCGCCCCAAACCGGGAAGGCCGCCGGCGCCGCGCCGGGGCCCGTCCTGTTCCCGGACATGCCGGTCGAGCTGACGCCCTTCCGCCCGTCGCCTCAGGCTCCTGACAAGCCGGCGACCGTGGAGGCTTTCGCGCCGGGTCCCGTCGCCAATGAGCCGACGCTGTTCAGCCCGTCGGCGGACGGTGGGTCGGCCTTCAATCTCGACGGCTTCTCGACCAGCGCCGCAACCGAGCTTTCGCCCGCGGCCGAAATCGCCGGCGGTCGTCGGAAGGCGGCGCGTTCGAGCAATGCGAGCCTGCTGATCGTCCTCGGACTGCTGGGCCTTGCGCTGTTCGGCGGCGGCGTCCTGTGGATCCTGACCGTCGCGGCCGGGGCCGGTGATCAGGTCAGGCTGTTCGGCTATGGCGCGAGCATGATCGGCGCCATCTGCTTCGTGGTTTCGGCGTATCTTCTGTTGCGCCGACTGGCGGGGCCGGACAGGGCGGGCGAATAA
- the mgtE gene encoding magnesium transporter → MTRDTAELTDDVLDDIPLAKSETPEELEDLALGEDYALNPEYVEMVVDAADSGDSKRLRELVGALDPADVADLMGFLTADYREQIIPLLDPEALGEIISELEDNIREEVLEATPSVTLARALEELDTDDAADVIDDLDDTKRFQVLAAMGETDRAAIETTLSYEDETAGRLMQREFLAAPEFWTVGQTIDHVREAGETLPELFFDVYVVDPTFKPVGAIPISILLRSRRETPLAELMEAVTEIPVDMDQEEVAYIFDKYHLISAPVIEPGGRLVGQITVDDIVEVIRDEAQEDILALAGVSDAGRDASVVEIVKSRLPWLMLNLATATLAVSGVAIFQAEIAQLVALAILMPIVSSLGGNAGTQTLAVAVRALASKELTTANARRIILRELLVGLVNGLCLAVVMGTATYLFFGPADHHDKLAIIVGAALVANIFTAAVGGILMPLALEKMGRDPAVSSSIFVTFLTDFTGFFAVLLIASLLLH, encoded by the coding sequence ATGACCCGGGACACCGCCGAACTGACCGACGACGTGCTGGACGACATTCCGCTGGCCAAATCCGAGACGCCCGAGGAGCTGGAAGACCTGGCCCTTGGCGAGGACTACGCCCTCAATCCCGAATATGTCGAGATGGTGGTGGACGCCGCCGACAGCGGTGATTCCAAGCGTCTGCGTGAGCTGGTGGGCGCACTGGACCCGGCCGACGTCGCCGACCTGATGGGCTTCCTGACCGCCGATTATCGGGAGCAGATCATCCCGCTGCTGGATCCCGAGGCGCTGGGCGAGATCATCTCCGAGCTCGAGGACAACATCCGCGAGGAGGTCCTGGAAGCCACGCCGTCCGTGACCCTGGCCCGCGCGCTGGAGGAACTGGACACCGACGACGCCGCCGACGTCATCGATGACCTGGACGACACCAAGCGCTTCCAGGTGTTGGCCGCCATGGGCGAAACCGACCGCGCCGCGATCGAGACCACCCTGTCCTACGAGGACGAGACGGCCGGCCGCCTGATGCAGCGCGAGTTCCTGGCCGCGCCGGAGTTCTGGACGGTCGGCCAGACGATCGACCACGTCCGCGAGGCGGGCGAGACGCTGCCCGAACTGTTCTTCGACGTCTATGTGGTCGATCCGACCTTCAAGCCCGTCGGCGCCATCCCGATCAGCATCCTTCTGCGCAGCCGGCGCGAGACGCCGCTGGCCGAGCTGATGGAGGCCGTCACCGAAATCCCGGTCGACATGGACCAGGAAGAGGTCGCCTACATCTTCGACAAATACCACCTGATCAGCGCCCCGGTGATCGAGCCGGGCGGTCGCCTGGTCGGCCAGATCACCGTCGACGACATCGTCGAGGTCATTCGCGACGAGGCCCAGGAAGACATCCTGGCCCTGGCCGGCGTGTCCGACGCCGGTCGCGACGCCTCGGTGGTCGAGATCGTCAAATCGCGCCTGCCGTGGCTGATGCTGAACCTGGCCACCGCGACCCTGGCGGTCAGCGGCGTCGCCATCTTCCAGGCCGAGATCGCTCAACTGGTGGCCCTGGCCATCCTGATGCCGATCGTCTCGTCCCTGGGCGGCAACGCCGGCACCCAGACCCTGGCCGTCGCCGTGCGCGCCCTGGCCAGCAAGGAGCTGACCACGGCCAACGCCCGCCGGATCATCCTGCGCGAGCTGCTGGTCGGCCTGGTCAATGGCCTGTGTCTTGCTGTGGTGATGGGAACGGCGACCTATCTGTTCTTCGGGCCTGCGGATCACCACGACAAGCTGGCGATCATCGTCGGGGCGGCGCTGGTGGCCAACATCTTCACCGCAGCGGTCGGCGGCATCCTGATGCCGCTAGCGCTGGAGAAGATGGGGCGCGACCCTGCGGTGTCCTCGTCGATCTTCGTCACCTTCCTGACGGACTTCACGGGGTTCTTCGCGGTACTGCTGATCGCGTCCCTGCTTTTGCACTGA
- the lipB gene encoding lipoyl(octanoyl) transferase LipB, translating to MLALPLNAENTELPTMRRDDAAPVGWAVSTDYVDYPAAVAAMEARAGAIADGTAGELVWLLEHPPLYTAGVSAKAGDLLTPDRFPVFESGRGGQFTYHGPGQRVAYVMLDLTKRGRDVRAFVAALEAWIIDALAAFNVTGELRDGRVGVWVERKGAGWSREDKIAAIGVKLRRWVSFHGISLNVEPDLSHFSGIVPCGQTEHGVTSLVDLGLPVTLDEADAALRVSFTKVFGAVEEAATPV from the coding sequence ATGCTTGCGCTCCCGTTAAACGCTGAAAACACTGAACTTCCGACCATGAGGCGCGATGACGCAGCGCCCGTGGGGTGGGCGGTTTCGACCGACTACGTGGATTACCCGGCAGCCGTTGCCGCCATGGAGGCGCGCGCCGGCGCCATCGCCGACGGGACGGCGGGCGAGCTCGTCTGGCTGCTGGAGCACCCGCCGCTGTACACCGCCGGCGTCTCGGCCAAGGCGGGCGACCTGCTGACGCCCGACCGCTTTCCGGTGTTCGAGAGCGGCCGCGGCGGGCAGTTCACCTATCACGGCCCCGGCCAGCGCGTGGCCTATGTGATGCTGGACCTGACCAAGCGCGGGCGCGACGTGCGCGCCTTCGTCGCGGCGCTGGAGGCCTGGATCATCGATGCCCTCGCCGCCTTCAACGTCACTGGCGAGCTGCGCGACGGCCGCGTCGGCGTTTGGGTCGAACGCAAGGGCGCGGGCTGGAGCCGCGAGGACAAGATCGCCGCCATCGGCGTCAAGCTGCGCCGCTGGGTCAGCTTCCACGGAATCAGCCTGAACGTGGAGCCCGACCTCTCGCACTTCTCGGGCATCGTCCCGTGCGGCCAGACCGAGCATGGCGTGACCAGCCTCGTGGACCTGGGCCTGCCGGTGACCCTGGACGAGGCGGACGCGGCGCTGAGGGTGAGCTTTACGAAGGTGTTCGGAGCGGTCGAGGAGGCGGCGACGCCGGTCTAG
- a CDS encoding DUF805 domain-containing protein codes for MSERSEWAELFLSSNGRLSRTPFLVAAGILIGVAVLYEAIAGYTLHWLTGWVVYPALLFSGACVLSKRLHDRGRSGWWALLILVAFIAVWPQPEHFLDFMFCLVIAWAVVELGVMGGEQGANRYGPNPLKTISI; via the coding sequence ATGAGCGAACGTAGCGAGTGGGCGGAGCTGTTCCTGTCGTCGAACGGCCGGCTATCGCGCACGCCGTTCCTGGTCGCCGCGGGAATCCTGATCGGCGTGGCGGTGCTGTACGAGGCCATCGCCGGCTACACCCTGCACTGGCTGACCGGCTGGGTCGTCTATCCGGCCCTTCTGTTCTCGGGCGCCTGCGTGCTGTCCAAGCGGCTGCACGATCGCGGTCGATCCGGCTGGTGGGCGCTGCTCATCCTGGTGGCCTTCATCGCCGTCTGGCCGCAGCCCGAGCACTTCCTGGACTTCATGTTCTGCCTGGTCATCGCCTGGGCGGTGGTCGAGCTGGGGGTCATGGGCGGCGAGCAGGGCGCGAACCGCTATGGGCCCAATCCCTTGAAGACGATTTCGATCTAG
- a CDS encoding acetyl-CoA carboxylase biotin carboxylase subunit, whose amino-acid sequence MFSKILIANRGEIAVRVIKTCRRLGIATVVVYSDADAGSLAVEMADETVHIGPSPAAQSYLVADKIIAACKQTGAQAVHPGFGFLSENAGFAQRCADEGIVFIGPNPGAISAMGDKIESKKFAQKAGVSCVPGHIGEIADTAEAVKISEEIGYPVMIKASAGGGGKGIRVAWTRQDVEEGFPAVRAEAKASFGDDRIFIEKFIESPRHIEIQVLGDKHGAVVHLFERECSIQRRNQKVIEEAPSPLLDEATRAAMGAQAVALAKAVNYDSAGTVEFVAGQDKSFYFLEMNTRLQVEHPVTELITGLDLVEQMIRSAWGEKLAFEQKDLKINGWAIESRIYAEDPYRKFLPSIGRLVRYDPPSEGDKDGYKVRNDAGVREGDEISMFYDPMISKLCTWAPTRIAAIDGMGRALEDFHIEGLGQNIPFLAAVMDQERFRSGKISTNYIKDEFAEGFNGTEPTPDQLDILTAVGAAMQRVYAARARSDAAGLASTPRDEWVVSVGHAKRRVKVAGEGDITVELLDEGRVLSLTDIDWRPGKPVFKAALNGKTFTVQATPAAEGFTIRHRAAKARVLVLTPRSAELHDKLPEKQAADTSKLVLSPMPGLVVSMDVAAGQQVREGEVVCVLEAMKMQNIIRAERDGVVKAVNAKGGDPVAADEVLVEFA is encoded by the coding sequence ATGTTCAGCAAGATCCTGATCGCCAACCGCGGCGAGATCGCCGTTCGCGTCATCAAGACGTGCCGTCGGTTGGGGATCGCCACGGTGGTGGTCTATTCCGACGCCGACGCCGGCAGCCTGGCGGTCGAGATGGCCGACGAGACCGTGCACATCGGGCCTTCGCCGGCCGCTCAGTCCTATCTCGTCGCCGACAAGATCATCGCCGCCTGCAAGCAGACCGGCGCCCAGGCCGTCCACCCAGGCTTCGGTTTCCTGTCCGAGAACGCCGGCTTCGCCCAGCGTTGCGCGGATGAGGGGATTGTCTTCATCGGTCCCAACCCCGGCGCCATTTCGGCCATGGGCGACAAGATCGAGAGCAAGAAGTTCGCGCAAAAGGCCGGCGTCTCCTGCGTGCCCGGACACATCGGCGAGATCGCCGACACGGCCGAGGCGGTGAAGATCTCCGAGGAGATCGGCTATCCGGTGATGATCAAGGCCTCGGCTGGCGGCGGCGGCAAGGGCATTCGCGTCGCCTGGACCCGCCAGGACGTCGAGGAAGGCTTCCCGGCCGTGCGGGCCGAGGCTAAGGCCAGCTTCGGCGACGACCGGATCTTTATCGAGAAGTTCATCGAAAGTCCGCGCCACATCGAGATCCAGGTGCTGGGCGACAAGCACGGCGCCGTCGTTCACCTGTTCGAGCGCGAATGCTCGATCCAACGCCGGAACCAGAAGGTCATCGAGGAAGCGCCGTCGCCGCTGCTGGACGAGGCGACCCGCGCCGCCATGGGCGCCCAGGCCGTCGCCCTGGCCAAGGCCGTGAACTACGACAGCGCCGGCACGGTCGAGTTCGTCGCCGGGCAGGACAAGAGCTTCTACTTCCTGGAGATGAACACCCGCCTGCAGGTTGAGCACCCGGTCACCGAACTGATCACGGGTCTGGATCTCGTCGAGCAGATGATCCGCTCGGCCTGGGGCGAGAAGCTGGCCTTCGAGCAGAAGGACCTCAAGATCAACGGCTGGGCCATCGAGAGCCGGATCTACGCTGAGGATCCTTACCGCAAATTCCTGCCCAGCATCGGTCGCCTCGTCCGCTACGATCCGCCGTCGGAAGGCGACAAGGACGGCTACAAGGTCCGTAACGACGCCGGCGTCCGCGAGGGCGACGAGATCTCGATGTTCTACGACCCGATGATCTCCAAGCTCTGCACCTGGGCGCCGACCCGGATCGCGGCGATCGACGGGATGGGGCGGGCGCTGGAGGACTTCCACATCGAGGGCCTGGGCCAGAATATCCCGTTCCTGGCGGCGGTGATGGACCAAGAGCGTTTCCGCTCGGGCAAGATCTCGACCAACTACATCAAGGACGAGTTCGCCGAGGGCTTTAACGGCACGGAGCCCACGCCCGATCAGCTGGACATTCTGACCGCCGTCGGTGCGGCCATGCAGCGCGTCTACGCGGCCCGCGCGCGCTCCGACGCCGCGGGTTTGGCCTCAACGCCGCGCGACGAGTGGGTCGTCTCGGTCGGCCACGCCAAGCGCAGGGTGAAGGTTGCGGGGGAGGGCGACATCACCGTCGAACTGCTCGACGAGGGCCGGGTCCTGAGCCTGACCGACATCGACTGGCGACCAGGCAAGCCGGTGTTCAAGGCCGCCCTGAACGGCAAGACCTTCACGGTCCAGGCGACGCCCGCCGCCGAGGGCTTCACCATCCGCCACCGCGCCGCCAAGGCGCGTGTGCTGGTGCTGACGCCGCGCTCGGCCGAACTGCACGACAAGCTGCCGGAAAAGCAGGCGGCCGACACCTCCAAGCTCGTGCTCTCGCCGATGCCGGGCCTGGTGGTCTCGATGGACGTCGCCGCCGGCCAGCAGGTCCGCGAGGGCGAGGTGGTCTGCGTGCTCGAGGCCATGAAGATGCAGAACATCATCCGCGCCGAACGCGACGGGGTGGTGAAGGCCGTCAACGCCAAGGGCGGCGACCCGGTCGCGGCCGACGAGGTGCTGGTGGAGTTCGCCTGA
- a CDS encoding GlcG/HbpS family heme-binding protein, giving the protein MKKALALIVVGLSLVGAPAMAQTAAPPALAPAVHPAYSARVITLAEAKSVVAAAEAEARKNGWSMVITVVESNGAVVLSEKMDGAQYGSLEVALKKAQTATNFRRPTSYFQDAVKAGTLNAIFTGATALDGGELLLADGKIVGAIGVSGGSTPQDGAVARAAAATLK; this is encoded by the coding sequence ATGAAGAAAGCTCTCGCCCTGATCGTCGTGGGCCTCTCCTTGGTCGGCGCGCCCGCCATGGCCCAGACAGCCGCGCCGCCGGCTTTGGCGCCCGCTGTTCATCCGGCGTATTCCGCGCGGGTGATCACCCTGGCCGAAGCCAAGTCGGTGGTCGCCGCCGCCGAGGCCGAAGCGCGCAAGAACGGCTGGTCCATGGTCATCACCGTGGTGGAGTCCAACGGCGCGGTCGTGCTTTCCGAGAAGATGGACGGCGCGCAGTATGGCTCGCTCGAGGTGGCGCTGAAGAAGGCCCAGACCGCCACCAACTTCCGCCGCCCGACGTCCTATTTCCAAGACGCGGTGAAGGCCGGCACGCTGAACGCCATCTTCACCGGCGCCACAGCCCTAGACGGCGGCGAGCTCTTGCTGGCGGACGGCAAGATCGTGGGCGCCATCGGCGTTTCCGGCGGTTCGACCCCACAGGACGGAGCCGTCGCCCGCGCGGCCGCCGCCACGCTCAAATAA
- a CDS encoding N-acetylmuramoyl-L-alanine amidase produces the protein MVDPFPSGRGMVEAAGRLNVRRDKPRTNSPKARVVEAGTRFPVRNSITGDLVSGVSQWFDLGGGEYVWAGGCRDFQPLVEEDADRPDRRHLHDYVPPRFKIAAGVRHRIQGRRPHGLEGLIVHFDAYRIRKAGNGVEDSDTRSLDMMRSGQANGFHYGEISRTGTIFLPENFEWSEWGSHAGVSQCPLTQRTGVSRYYVGVEMNNPGRLYEAQEDGIFCPWFNAVRDATGNVVLDSRGRCQRKSIHDEWYVASEVRTVTADGNIKAGTYLPYSFDQFEALTNLCLYLAKTFPATFSLDRVFGHDEVAPTRKNDPGGALADPARLMTMAAFRAYLKSLI, from the coding sequence ATGGTTGATCCGTTTCCATCAGGGCGAGGAATGGTCGAGGCCGCCGGGCGGTTGAACGTCCGGCGCGACAAGCCGCGCACCAACTCGCCCAAGGCACGGGTCGTCGAGGCAGGGACGCGCTTTCCCGTCAGAAACTCCATTACTGGCGACCTCGTCTCCGGCGTCAGCCAGTGGTTCGACCTGGGCGGCGGCGAGTATGTTTGGGCGGGCGGCTGCCGAGACTTCCAACCGCTCGTGGAAGAAGACGCCGACCGTCCGGACCGCCGACACCTCCATGACTATGTCCCACCGCGCTTCAAGATCGCCGCCGGCGTGCGTCATAGGATCCAGGGACGGCGACCTCACGGCCTTGAGGGTCTGATCGTCCACTTCGACGCCTACCGCATCAGGAAGGCGGGCAACGGCGTGGAGGACTCCGACACCCGGTCGCTGGACATGATGCGCTCGGGCCAGGCCAACGGCTTCCACTATGGCGAGATCAGCCGCACGGGGACGATCTTCCTGCCCGAGAATTTCGAATGGAGCGAGTGGGGCTCGCATGCTGGCGTCAGCCAGTGCCCCCTCACCCAGAGAACCGGCGTCTCGCGCTACTATGTCGGTGTCGAGATGAACAACCCTGGCCGCCTGTACGAGGCGCAGGAAGACGGGATCTTCTGCCCCTGGTTCAACGCGGTGCGCGACGCGACTGGCAATGTGGTGCTCGACTCGCGCGGGCGCTGCCAGAGGAAGTCTATCCACGACGAATGGTACGTGGCCTCGGAGGTCCGCACTGTCACGGCGGACGGCAACATCAAGGCGGGGACCTATCTGCCCTACAGTTTCGACCAGTTCGAGGCGCTGACGAACCTGTGCCTGTATCTGGCCAAGACCTTTCCGGCGACCTTCAGCCTGGATCGCGTGTTCGGTCATGACGAGGTGGCGCCGACCCGCAAAAACGACCCAGGCGGGGCCCTGGCCGACCCCGCCCGTCTGATGACCATGGCCGCGTTCCGGGCCTATCTGAAGTCGCTTATTTGA
- a CDS encoding type 1 glutamine amidotransferase family protein, with amino-acid sequence MTVAVAFLQPGWADWEAGAVLALLREHLKVQIEIATPTGDPETSIGGILAAADYRFDDPVLSDADLFILIGSDAWSEGEAPAVTALLRQAFADGKPVAGICAGTTALARAGLFEGRKHTSNGKDWLEGVVPGYAGSEHYVDTTKAVTDGKVVSASGLAPVTFAAAVARLVAPEAEEMIAGYEAMFAREFS; translated from the coding sequence ATGACCGTCGCCGTCGCCTTTCTGCAACCGGGCTGGGCCGATTGGGAGGCCGGCGCGGTGCTGGCCTTGCTGCGCGAGCATCTGAAGGTCCAGATCGAGATCGCCACCCCGACCGGCGATCCGGAGACCTCGATCGGCGGAATCCTGGCCGCCGCCGACTATCGGTTCGACGATCCGGTGCTGAGCGACGCCGACCTCTTCATCCTGATCGGCAGCGACGCGTGGTCGGAGGGCGAGGCCCCGGCGGTCACCGCGCTGCTGCGCCAAGCCTTCGCGGACGGCAAGCCGGTGGCGGGCATCTGCGCAGGGACGACGGCCCTGGCGCGCGCTGGCCTGTTCGAAGGCCGTAAGCACACCTCGAACGGCAAGGACTGGCTGGAGGGCGTGGTCCCAGGCTACGCCGGATCTGAGCACTATGTCGACACGACCAAGGCGGTGACGGACGGCAAGGTGGTCAGCGCCTCGGGCCTGGCGCCGGTGACCTTCGCCGCCGCTGTGGCGCGTCTGGTGGCGCCGGAGGCCGAAGAGATGATCGCCGGGTACGAAGCGATGTTCGCGCGTGAGTTTTCTTAA
- the msrB gene encoding peptide-methionine (R)-S-oxide reductase MsrB yields the protein MTDAAILSTAGFDLTPPTEPERERLEADLTAEEARVLLHHGTEAPFCGGLLGEKNPGAYCCRLCGLPLFKHETKFESGTGWPSFYAPFAEDHVVGVRDTSYGMVRIETRCARCDSHQGHVFPDGPAPTRLRYCINSVSLQFVKSGDPLPDPLHRGDQVA from the coding sequence ATGACAGACGCAGCCATCCTTTCAACCGCCGGCTTCGATCTCACGCCGCCGACGGAGCCCGAACGCGAACGCCTGGAGGCCGACCTGACGGCCGAGGAGGCGCGCGTCCTCCTGCACCACGGCACCGAGGCGCCGTTCTGCGGCGGCCTGCTGGGCGAGAAGAACCCCGGCGCCTATTGCTGCCGCCTCTGCGGCCTGCCGCTGTTCAAGCACGAGACCAAGTTCGAGAGCGGCACGGGCTGGCCCAGCTTCTACGCGCCGTTCGCCGAGGACCATGTGGTCGGGGTGCGGGACACCTCATACGGCATGGTCCGCATCGAGACCCGTTGCGCCCGCTGCGACAGCCACCAGGGCCATGTCTTCCCCGACGGCCCCGCGCCGACGCGGCTGCGCTACTGCATCAACTCGGTGTCGCTGCAGTTCGTGAAGTCAGGCGATCCTTTGCCCGATCCCTTGCATCGCGGCGATCAGGTCGCTTAA
- a CDS encoding alpha/beta hydrolase — MTPAPHTFETPRRRGRDDTDGPPILIVPGLYNSGPDHWQTHWERELPNAERVEQQDWERPLLGDWTISLAEAVRRRPGAILVAHSLGCALVAHFAQVTGGRGVGGAMLVAPADVNREGPAGRLLVGFSPIPRQRLPFPTLVVASRNDPYVEIERAEAFARGWGSTFVDLGRAGHINVDSGHGPWPKGRTLLKGLIDQVEATRRI, encoded by the coding sequence ATGACCCCCGCCCCGCACACTTTCGAAACGCCGCGTCGCCGCGGTCGCGACGACACCGACGGTCCGCCGATCCTGATCGTTCCGGGTCTCTACAATTCGGGCCCTGATCACTGGCAGACCCATTGGGAGCGCGAGCTGCCCAACGCCGAGCGGGTCGAGCAGCAGGATTGGGAGCGTCCCCTGCTGGGGGATTGGACGATCAGCCTGGCCGAGGCCGTGCGACGGAGGCCGGGCGCGATCCTGGTGGCCCACAGCCTGGGCTGCGCCCTTGTGGCGCACTTCGCCCAGGTGACCGGCGGACGTGGTGTCGGCGGGGCGATGCTGGTGGCGCCGGCCGACGTCAATCGTGAGGGTCCGGCGGGCCGCCTGCTGGTCGGTTTCTCGCCGATCCCGCGTCAGCGCCTGCCCTTCCCCACCCTGGTCGTCGCCAGCCGCAACGACCCCTATGTCGAGATCGAGCGCGCCGAGGCCTTCGCCCGCGGCTGGGGTTCGACGTTCGTCGACCTGGGCCGCGCGGGCCACATCAATGTCGATTCGGGCCATGGCCCCTGGCCGAAGGGTCGCACGCTGCTCAAGGGCTTGATCGACCAGGTCGAGGCGACGCGGCGGATCTAG